The genomic DNA ACGTCCAGCCAGCGGCGGAAGCGCTCGAGCGCACGGTGCAAGGGAGGCGCATCGAGCAGCATGTGATCTTCGATCCCCGTGAGCGACACGATCGCCGAGGACAGCGGCCCGGGTCCCGGCGGGCGGACGAGCGTCTCGAAGCGATCCTCGAGCCGTCCTGCGCGCACGCGCACCGCCCCGATCTCGATGATCGCGTCGTTCTGGCGGGACAGTCCCGTCGTCTCGAGATCGACGACCGCGAAGGCCGCGTCGGCGAGTGAGAGGCGCGCCGCGCGCGTCTCGGCGGGCAGTCGGAGTTCGGTGGGCTCGAGCGTTTCGGGAAGCGCGTTGGGCGCGCGTCCCAGCAGCCCGGCGACGAGCCGGCGCGCCAGCGGCAGCGGCGGTCGGGCGTCGAGCGCCAGCAGGCGCTGGGCCACCTCCCCCACGGGCAGCGTTCGGCCCTTGGCCCGCAGCGCCACCAGCGATCGTTGAATGCCCTCCGGGAGGGCGCTCCCCATGCTCAAGACATCGCGTCCAGACGCAACACATCGCGTCCCAGACCCCGCGGGCCCGCCAGCAAGGAATCCGGGCCATCGCGAAGCCGTTCGGAGCCGTGGCCGGCACAGTCTGCGCGCAGGGGAGGAGGCGCCGCCGGTCACCAGAGGGGACGGTTGCAGGCTATCACAGGCCTTCGGCCCGGCTGCGGCGAGGACTCCTCTTTCTCCACCGCTGACCGATGCACCCCTGGCCAAGCGCGGTGGGGTTCGTACGCTCCCGGCCGTGGTGCGAGAGGTGGGCGTGAGCGGATTCGGTTGGCGCGTGTGCGTAGTGGCGCTGGGGCTCGCCCTGGCGGCGGGCAGCGCAGCGGCTGCGGAGGATCCGGCGATCGCGCGGCCGGGCATGCCGAAGATCGGCATTTCCGCGGCGGACGCGCGGGGTGTCGTCTTCTTTCTCGCCTCCGAGATCGAACCCGGCGTGGTGGCGGTCGGCACCGGCCACACCCTGCGCCTGGGAGATCTCGCGCGGGCCGGTCGGGTCGAGTTCGCCCTGCCCCGCAGCCTCTCGCGCGCGGGCAGCGCCGAAGCCTTCGCCGTGCCGCCCGGTCAGCCCTTCTCGCTGCCGGGTGCGAGCATGCGCGACGATTTCGTCGTCTTCCGCCTCACCGAGGCGCCGAAAGGCGTGCGCGCCCTCGAAGCCGATGGCGAGGCCACCTTGGCGGCCGGGACCCGCGTCCGCATCCTCGGCCCGCCGAAGCAGGGCCGACGCGACGAGCAAGAGGTCTACGGAACCGTGCTCTCGGCCGCGCCCGACCGGGTCGAGATCGACCTCGACCTCAGCCAACGGTTGTCGGGTTGGGGCGGCGCGCCCGTGCTGCTCAGCGAAGCCGGAACCGTCGTGGGGCTGGTGGAGGCCGCCGTTCCCGGATCGGGCAACACCCGCGTCCTTGCGGCGCCCATCGGCGGAGTGCTCGAGGCGCTCGCGGAACCACTCGAGGGCGGCGCCGGAAGCGCCTTCGCGGCCTTCGCTCCCGGCGACGCCAAGCCCCCGGAGCCCACGCCGACGCCGACCCCGGCGCGCAAAGACGGCAAGCGTGCGCTGCTGCGGCCGATGGACGGCGACTCGACCCACATCGACCTTCTGATCGAGTACCCCCCCTCGGGCTCGGAAGTCGAATCCACCGTGTGCGGCACCTTCGTAGCCGGTCGCGCCCTCGCGACCCAGGGCGAGCCCCGCAGCTTCGACGTGATCCTCGTGATCGATACCTCGGCATCGACGAGTGAAACGACCGGGACCGACGTCAACGGCAACGGCGTGATCGGACGCCCTCGGCTCGGTCGGATCGGCGCCATCTTCGGCTCGTCGGTCACCGACGAGGGCGACACGATCCTCGCCGCGGAAGTCGCCGCTGCCCGCCAGGTGCTCCGCGGGCTCGACCCTCGCAACACCCGCGTCGGGTTGGTCGGATTCGCCGGCGACGCGGGCAGCGCGGGCAACTACGCGCCGCGGCGCCCGGCCTACACCATCGAAGCGCTCACCCGCGACTACGAGCGCATCGAGCGCGGCCTCGACGAAGTGCTCGCCACCGATCCCGAAGGCAGCACCCACATGAGCGCCGGCCTCGACCAGGCGACGATGGAGCTGAAGGGCCTGCGCGGCGCCTACTCCAAACCCGACCCCACCACCGAGAAGGTCGTCTTCTTCTTCACCGACGGGCAGCCCACCCTCCCCTACGGCCCCTCCGCCGAGTCGGACAACGTGCGCGCCGTGCTGCGCGCCGCGAACCGCGCGCGACGCGCACGGATCACCGTGCACAGCTTCGCCATCGGCCCCGAGGCCCTGGAAGGCCCGATTGCCACGGTCGAGATGGCGGCCCGCACCAATGGCTACTTCACGCCCGTGCGTGACCCGGGCGACCTCGTCGATGTCGTCGAGGAGGTCAGCTTCGCCGACATCCGCGACGTCCAGCTCAGCCACGCGAAGACCCGGGTCGAGGCGAATCCGTTCCGGGTGACCGCGGATGGATCCTGGGCCGGCTTCATCGCCCTCGAGCCCGGAAAGAACCCGCTCCGCGTCGAGGCCACCACCGTGGACGGGAAATCGGCCCGTGAGACGCTGGAGGTCGAGCTCGTGGAGGACGCCCGGAACGCGCCGGAGCTGCCGAAAGCGCTGCTCGTGCAGCGCAACCGGCTTCTCGAGGACTGCCTGCTTCTCGCGAAACAGGAACGGCTCCAGCGCGAGAAGGACCACCACGACGAGCTGCGCAAGCAGCTCCGCATCGAGATCGAGCGCGAGCGACGCGCCGCGCGCAAGCGGGCAGCGGAGCAGCGGAAGACCCTCGAGCTGGAAGGCGAGCTCGACGACGAGTGAGGCGCCTGGGCGTCACACCTCGCCGGGCGCGTGCTCGGCGAACGGGTCGATCTCGAGATAGCGCGACAGGAAGTGTACGCCCACATAGAAGGGCAGCGTGTCGAGCAGCGCGACCACGAGCTTGAAGACGTAGCCCGAGAAGATGAACACCCAGAGCTGGGGCCACAGCTCCGCCTCGGTGTCGACGGGCAGACCGTTCGCATAGAAGTGGGTGATCGTGATGACCGCG from Myxococcota bacterium includes the following:
- a CDS encoding vWA domain-containing protein → MVREVGVSGFGWRVCVVALGLALAAGSAAAAEDPAIARPGMPKIGISAADARGVVFFLASEIEPGVVAVGTGHTLRLGDLARAGRVEFALPRSLSRAGSAEAFAVPPGQPFSLPGASMRDDFVVFRLTEAPKGVRALEADGEATLAAGTRVRILGPPKQGRRDEQEVYGTVLSAAPDRVEIDLDLSQRLSGWGGAPVLLSEAGTVVGLVEAAVPGSGNTRVLAAPIGGVLEALAEPLEGGAGSAFAAFAPGDAKPPEPTPTPTPARKDGKRALLRPMDGDSTHIDLLIEYPPSGSEVESTVCGTFVAGRALATQGEPRSFDVILVIDTSASTSETTGTDVNGNGVIGRPRLGRIGAIFGSSVTDEGDTILAAEVAAARQVLRGLDPRNTRVGLVGFAGDAGSAGNYAPRRPAYTIEALTRDYERIERGLDEVLATDPEGSTHMSAGLDQATMELKGLRGAYSKPDPTTEKVVFFFTDGQPTLPYGPSAESDNVRAVLRAANRARRARITVHSFAIGPEALEGPIATVEMAARTNGYFTPVRDPGDLVDVVEEVSFADIRDVQLSHAKTRVEANPFRVTADGSWAGFIALEPGKNPLRVEATTVDGKSARETLEVELVEDARNAPELPKALLVQRNRLLEDCLLLAKQERLQREKDHHDELRKQLRIEIERERRAARKRAAEQRKTLELEGELDDE
- a CDS encoding 3'-5' exonuclease, whose product is MGSALPEGIQRSLVALRAKGRTLPVGEVAQRLLALDARPPLPLARRLVAGLLGRAPNALPETLEPTELRLPAETRAARLSLADAAFAVVDLETTGLSRQNDAIIEIGAVRVRAGRLEDRFETLVRPPGPGPLSSAIVSLTGIEDHMLLDAPPLHRALERFRRWLDVTPGAIWVAHNARFDHGFLSRAFEAQWGAAPRVAVLCTQRMSRRLMPKLGRYNLDHLCAQFGIRNRARHRALGDADATARAWVELLVLAEQAGHRSVGDLLDLQDAPTRRRRKRR